GAACCGCCATTGATGGTGAGCGATCCCCGGGCGAGAAGAATTCGGCCACGCTCGGTGCGTTTTGACTGCGCCACGCCGCGGTGTAGCGTTGAGCGAACTCGCGAAGCCGTGCCTGTCTTTCCGGAACCATATCGTCCTCCAAAGGACCGTCGTTCGGCCCAAGGCTGCTTGAATCAACCAAAGCCTAGGAGAATCTGGAGCCCCCGACCAGATTCGAACTGGTAACCCCCTCATTACAAGTGAGGTGCTCTGCCGGGTTGAGCTACGGGGGCCGGCGATCATGGACAGTCTAGCAGCACGACCGCTTCGCCGTCGAGAACCAGATCACCGCGGACTCGCTTTCAATCCCATGCCGCCCGCCCGGCGGTCCCGACGCTCTCCCTCCGGCGGCCCGGGCGGCCTTCTGGTATAATGGACCGCGATGAGAGACCAGTACGGACGGGACATCCGGGACCTCCGCGTCTCGCTCACGGACCGGTGCAACCTCCGGTGCGTCTATTGCATGCCGGAGGCGATGCAGTTCAAGCCCACCGACGAGCTGCTGAGCGACGACGAGATCCTGCTGGTCCTGCGGGTCGCCGCCGATCTCGGCGTCCGCAAGGTCCGGCTGACCGGCGGAGAGCCGACGGTTCGCCATGGTCTCATCGACCTGGTGCGCCGGATCGCCGCGATCGACGGCATGCAGGACATCGCGATGACGACGAACGGCGTGCTGCTGGGACGGCTGGCCCAGCCGCTGGCCGAAGCGGGCCTCGGCCGGGTGAACGTCAGTCTCGACACGCTGGATCCCGAGCAGTTCCAGCGCATTACCCGCTGGGGACGGCTCGAGGACGTGCTGGCGGGCCTCGACGCCGCCGAGCGGGCCGGCCTCTCGCCGGTCAAAGTCAACGCCGTGGTCGTGCGCGGGTTCAACGAAGGCGCGGTGGCCGACCTGGCCCGGCTGACGCTCGACCGCGGCTGGGACGTCCGGTTTATCGAGATGATGCCCTTCGGCAGCGTCGCGGGGTTTCAGACCAGCGCCTACGTGCCCACCGCCGAGACCATGG
This genomic stretch from bacterium harbors:
- the moaA gene encoding GTP 3',8-cyclase MoaA, which translates into the protein MRDQYGRDIRDLRVSLTDRCNLRCVYCMPEAMQFKPTDELLSDDEILLVLRVAADLGVRKVRLTGGEPTVRHGLIDLVRRIAAIDGMQDIAMTTNGVLLGRLAQPLAEAGLGRVNVSLDTLDPEQFQRITRWGRLEDVLAGLDAAERAGLSPVKVNAVVVRGFNEGAVADLARLTLDRGWDVRFIEMMPFGSVAGFQTSAYVPTAETMAKIEAVLGPLAPIDTSGYDPARTYRLDGARGTLGFISAVSQPFCAQCGRLRLTAEGRLRLCLLRDDEVDLRAPLRAGASYEELRERFAAAAYRKPWGHGLARHVIPRQRIMSQIGG